One stretch of Rhodoferax lithotrophicus DNA includes these proteins:
- the eutC gene encoding ethanolamine ammonia-lyase subunit EutC → MNQPTNPVTANPWAALRQFTDARIALGRAGVSLPTQAHLDFQLAHAQARDAVHLALDAATLAQTLDAALPNPAAPCLTLHSAAADRSVYLQRPDLGRKLDEASRERLNALPRPASASPSERPYDLALVVVDGLSALAIEQNVAPFLTQLQERIAPEHWSIAPICIVEQGRVAIGDEVAELLGAKAVVVLIGERPGLSSPDSMGLYLTWMPRVGLTDVSRNCISNVRPAGLRYEDAAYKLHYLLAQAQQRQLSGVELKDETGGGKELLAESPPNFLLS, encoded by the coding sequence ATGAACCAACCCACCAACCCCGTCACCGCCAACCCCTGGGCTGCGCTGCGCCAGTTCACCGATGCCCGCATTGCGCTGGGCCGTGCCGGTGTCAGCCTGCCCACCCAGGCCCACCTGGACTTTCAACTGGCCCACGCCCAGGCTCGCGACGCGGTGCACCTGGCGCTGGACGCGGCCACACTGGCGCAGACGCTGGATGCCGCGTTGCCCAACCCCGCCGCACCTTGCCTCACGCTGCACAGCGCCGCCGCCGACCGCAGCGTCTACCTGCAACGCCCGGACTTGGGGCGCAAGCTGGATGAGGCCTCACGCGAGCGCCTGAACGCCTTGCCGCGCCCGGCCAGCGCGTCGCCTTCAGAGCGCCCCTACGACCTGGCTTTGGTGGTGGTCGATGGCTTGTCCGCCCTGGCCATCGAGCAAAACGTCGCGCCTTTTTTGACGCAGCTGCAAGAGCGCATCGCGCCCGAACACTGGTCCATCGCCCCGATCTGCATCGTCGAGCAGGGCCGGGTCGCCATTGGCGACGAGGTGGCCGAGCTGCTGGGTGCCAAAGCCGTGGTGGTGCTGATTGGCGAGCGCCCAGGTTTGAGTTCGCCCGACAGCATGGGCCTGTACCTGACCTGGATGCCCCGTGTGGGTCTGACGGATGTCAGCCGCAACTGCATCTCCAACGTGCGCCCGGCGGGCCTGCGCTATGAAGACGCGGCCTACAAGCTGCACTACCTGCTGGCGCAAGCGCAGCAGAGGCAGTTGTCCGGGGTGGAGCTGAAGGATGAAACCGGGGGCGGGAAGGAACTGCTGGCGGAGTCTCCTCCAAACTTTCTGTTGTCCTGA
- a CDS encoding N-acetylmuramoyl-L-alanine amidase, with protein sequence MKRRTLLQSGTLVLWLGEHQLAQAGTILAVRVWPAPEYSRVTIESDTQLTFTQTFVPNPPRLAVDVRGIDLNPALKELVAKVGPTDPTINGIRVGQFGPGVVRLVVDLKQTITPQVFTLPPVAAYHHRLVFDLYPTQVADPLESLIAERLKEVHTPVAQPSDLLGDLIAQKTQTLPPAQPSSRPVNPTSLPRETTNTVASSETGTGDTGQKTLRRSPGAYLSEPTPSATDRLIIIALDAGHGGEDPGAVGPGGTREKDVVLKLAHRMRERINATSVNGNAMRAYLTRDADFFVPLSVRVDKARRVQADLFISLHADAFFTPNPQGASVFALSQSGASSTAARWMAAKENQADQIGGLNVKAKDAQVKRALLDMSTTAQIKDSLQLGNAMLGEIGRVGKLHKPRVEQAGFAVLKAPDIPSVLVEAAFISNPEEEAKLNSDAFLDQLSDALMRGIERYFSKNPPLARNRTT encoded by the coding sequence ATGAAGCGCCGCACACTGCTGCAGTCAGGCACCTTGGTTTTGTGGCTAGGCGAACATCAACTGGCACAAGCCGGCACCATTCTGGCGGTGCGGGTATGGCCAGCACCAGAGTATTCGCGCGTCACCATCGAATCCGACACCCAGCTCACCTTCACGCAAACCTTTGTGCCCAACCCGCCGCGCCTGGCGGTGGATGTGCGTGGTATTGACCTGAATCCGGCTTTGAAAGAACTGGTGGCCAAAGTTGGCCCCACGGACCCGACCATCAACGGCATTCGGGTCGGCCAGTTTGGCCCTGGCGTGGTGCGCCTGGTGGTGGACTTGAAGCAAACCATCACACCACAAGTCTTCACCCTGCCGCCGGTAGCGGCCTACCACCATCGGCTGGTGTTTGATCTGTATCCCACCCAGGTGGCAGACCCGCTGGAATCCCTGATTGCCGAGCGGCTCAAGGAAGTGCATACACCTGTCGCGCAACCCAGCGATCTCTTGGGTGACCTGATTGCCCAAAAAACGCAAACACTACCCCCCGCCCAACCGTCAAGCAGACCGGTCAACCCCACCAGCTTACCCCGAGAAACTACAAATACTGTAGCTAGCAGCGAAACAGGAACGGGCGATACAGGGCAAAAAACCTTAAGACGATCGCCCGGTGCCTATCTGTCGGAACCCACACCGTCGGCGACCGACAGGCTGATCATCATCGCCCTGGATGCCGGTCACGGTGGTGAAGACCCCGGTGCCGTTGGCCCGGGCGGCACACGCGAAAAAGACGTGGTGCTGAAACTGGCCCACCGCATGCGTGAACGCATCAACGCCACATCCGTCAATGGCAACGCCATGCGTGCTTATCTGACACGTGATGCCGACTTTTTTGTGCCCCTGAGCGTGCGGGTGGACAAAGCGCGCCGGGTACAAGCTGACCTGTTCATCAGCCTGCATGCCGATGCTTTTTTCACCCCCAACCCCCAAGGGGCCAGCGTGTTTGCGCTCAGCCAGAGTGGTGCCTCCAGCACGGCAGCGCGCTGGATGGCGGCCAAGGAAAACCAGGCCGATCAGATTGGCGGATTAAACGTCAAGGCCAAGGACGCACAGGTCAAACGTGCCCTGCTCGACATGAGCACCACCGCCCAGATCAAAGACAGTCTGCAGCTAGGCAACGCCATGCTGGGCGAAATTGGCCGGGTTGGCAAGTTGCATAAACCACGGGTAGAACAGGCCGGGTTTGCGGTCTTGAAAGCACCCGATATCCCCAGCGTGTTGGTGGAAGCCGCCTTCATCAGCAACCCGGAAGAAGAAGCCAAGCTCAACAGCGATGCTTTTCTGGATCAACTCTCCGATGCGCTGATGCGCGGCATTGAGCGCTATTTCTCCAAAAACCCGCCACTGGCGCGCAACCGAACCACATGA
- the tsaE gene encoding tRNA (adenosine(37)-N6)-threonylcarbamoyltransferase complex ATPase subunit type 1 TsaE — MTATDLSGADVHLPIVKSLNWPHETSCQQFASALATLPELRRAYIELQGDLGAGKTTLVRYLLRALGVQGRVKSPTYAVVEPYELPGINVWHFDFYRFSDPREWTDAGFRDIFASPGLKIAEWPDKAAGCVPQADLVLQLMVLDDDARQVQLTAQTPLGAQLLSGLHQRIWNETAT, encoded by the coding sequence TTGACTGCCACTGATTTGTCCGGTGCTGATGTTCACCTGCCCATTGTAAAAAGCCTGAACTGGCCCCATGAAACTTCTTGCCAACAGTTTGCCAGTGCGTTGGCAACACTGCCTGAGTTGCGTCGGGCCTACATTGAACTCCAGGGCGACCTGGGTGCGGGCAAAACCACGCTGGTCCGTTATCTGCTGCGCGCTCTGGGTGTACAAGGGCGGGTGAAAAGCCCCACCTATGCCGTGGTGGAACCTTATGAATTGCCTGGGATAAACGTGTGGCACTTTGACTTTTACCGCTTCTCAGACCCCCGCGAATGGACGGATGCAGGGTTTCGTGACATCTTTGCCAGCCCAGGCCTGAAGATCGCCGAATGGCCGGACAAGGCCGCTGGCTGTGTGCCTCAAGCCGATCTGGTGCTGCAATTGATGGTGCTGGACGACGATGCCCGCCAGGTGCAATTGACGGCGCAAACACCACTCGGGGCGCAGTTGCTCAGCGGGTTGCACCAACGCATCTGGAACGAGACCGCCACATGA
- the queG gene encoding tRNA epoxyqueuosine(34) reductase QueG codes for MQEWGRALGFSQIGVAEVDLSSAEPGLSAWLAAGFHGDMHFMAAHGLKRARPAELVPGTLSVITARMDYLPGQTSAGWQRVELDRLKHPSEAIVSVYARGRDYHKVMRARLQKLSDKIAAELGPMGYRVFTDSAPVLEAELASRSGQGWRGKHTLLLSREAGSMFFLGEIFVDMTLPASEPVAAHCGRCQACIDVCPTQAIVAPYRLDARRCISYLTIEHAGPIPLDLRPLIGNHIYGCDDCQLVCPWNKFAQTSHLPDFDARPGLVGQSLVHLLAWSEDEFLRRTEGSPIRRIGHERWLRNIAVALGNALCAVNGLTSQTEQDNRAAWRAALQSRVDHPSALVREHVAWALAQAVD; via the coding sequence ATTCAGGAATGGGGCAGGGCACTGGGATTTTCTCAAATTGGTGTGGCTGAGGTCGATTTGAGTTCTGCAGAACCCGGATTATCGGCTTGGCTGGCTGCCGGATTTCACGGCGACATGCACTTCATGGCTGCGCATGGCCTCAAGCGCGCACGCCCGGCAGAGCTGGTGCCCGGCACACTCAGTGTCATTACCGCCCGCATGGATTATCTGCCTGGCCAAACATCAGCAGGCTGGCAACGTGTTGAACTTGATCGGCTCAAGCACCCCTCTGAGGCTATCGTGTCGGTGTACGCACGTGGGCGTGACTACCACAAGGTGATGCGCGCACGCTTGCAAAAACTCAGCGACAAAATAGCCGCCGAGTTGGGGCCGATGGGCTACCGCGTGTTCACCGATTCGGCACCGGTACTGGAGGCCGAACTGGCCAGTCGCAGTGGCCAGGGCTGGCGCGGCAAACACACGTTGCTGCTCAGCCGCGAGGCCGGGTCGATGTTTTTTCTGGGTGAGATTTTTGTCGACATGACGCTGCCCGCATCCGAGCCGGTGGCGGCGCACTGTGGCCGCTGCCAGGCCTGTATCGACGTGTGCCCGACCCAGGCCATTGTTGCGCCTTACCGGCTGGATGCGCGGCGTTGCATCTCTTACCTGACGATTGAGCATGCCGGGCCGATTCCGCTAGACCTGCGCCCGCTGATCGGCAATCACATTTACGGCTGTGACGACTGCCAGCTGGTGTGTCCCTGGAACAAGTTTGCTCAAACCAGCCACTTGCCGGACTTTGATGCCCGCCCAGGCCTGGTTGGTCAGTCGCTGGTTCACCTGCTGGCCTGGAGCGAGGACGAGTTTTTGCGCCGCACCGAAGGCAGCCCGATTCGCCGCATCGGCCATGAGCGCTGGCTACGCAACATCGCGGTGGCGTTGGGCAATGCCTTGTGTGCCGTGAATGGCTTGACCAGCCAGACGGAGCAAGACAACCGAGCCGCCTGGCGGGCAGCCTTGCAAAGCCGTGTCGATCACCCAAGTGCGCTGGTGCGCGAGCATGTGGCTTGGGCACTGGCACAGGCTGTGGATTGA
- the thiM gene encoding hydroxyethylthiazole kinase yields the protein MANLLTPTDLWADVQSVRAQHPLVHNITNFVVMNFNANVLLAMGAAPVMAHAHEEVADMAAMAQALVLNIGTLEPYWIDSMCQALQVASQRGVKTVLDPVGAGATSYRNKSIEKLLAVAMPSVIRGNASEIMSVAGSAAQTRGVDSGAEVADSLHYARDLARRTGGVVCVSGPVDHVLDAQGRHASLSNGHEWMTRITGVGCSATALIGAFCAVQPDAWRATLAAMAYLGVVGELAALEVQARGQGVGSMQMALLDQLQLLDQATFERSLKLSVTAS from the coding sequence ATGGCCAATTTACTGACTCCCACCGATCTTTGGGCCGATGTGCAATCGGTTCGCGCACAACATCCCTTGGTGCACAACATTACCAACTTCGTGGTGATGAACTTCAATGCCAATGTACTGCTGGCCATGGGCGCTGCGCCGGTGATGGCCCACGCGCATGAAGAGGTGGCAGACATGGCCGCCATGGCCCAAGCGCTGGTGCTCAACATTGGCACGCTGGAGCCTTACTGGATTGACAGCATGTGCCAGGCGCTGCAGGTGGCCAGCCAAAGGGGCGTCAAAACCGTGCTTGATCCAGTAGGGGCGGGCGCAACAAGCTATAGAAACAAGAGTATTGAAAAACTTCTGGCGGTGGCCATGCCCAGCGTGATCCGGGGCAATGCCTCGGAAATCATGAGTGTGGCCGGCAGTGCAGCCCAGACCCGTGGTGTGGACAGTGGTGCGGAGGTGGCTGATTCCTTGCATTACGCCCGGGATTTGGCCCGACGCACGGGCGGTGTGGTGTGTGTCAGTGGCCCGGTGGATCATGTGCTGGATGCCCAGGGCCGCCATGCCAGTCTGTCCAATGGTCATGAGTGGATGACACGTATCACTGGCGTGGGCTGCTCGGCCACGGCTCTGATTGGTGCGTTTTGCGCCGTCCAGCCCGATGCCTGGCGCGCCACGCTGGCGGCCATGGCTTATCTGGGCGTGGTGGGTGAGCTTGCCGCATTGGAGGTGCAGGCCCGTGGCCAAGGCGTGGGCAGCATGCAAATGGCGCTGCTGGATCAGTTGCAGTTGCTGGATCAAGCCACCTTTGAGCGCAGCCTGAAGCTGTCGGTGACGGCATCTTGA
- the thiE gene encoding thiamine phosphate synthase has translation MSTSRLAQLLRLYLVTDPQALRGRTLTDVVLQAVQGGVTCVQLREKTASTRDFVALACALTEVLKPLGVPLVINDRLDVALACGAQGVHLGQSDMPVALARQLLPPEVFIGWSVETPDDVQRAAHLPVDYLGVSPVFATPTKTDTATPWGLEGLCQVRAMTPLPLVAIGGIHLGNAAEVLTAGADGLAVVSAICSADDPCLAAQALRTCVNAFL, from the coding sequence TTGAGCACCTCCCGCCTGGCTCAGCTGCTGCGCCTGTACCTGGTGACCGACCCGCAGGCCTTGCGCGGCCGCACCTTGACCGATGTGGTGTTGCAAGCCGTGCAGGGGGGTGTGACCTGTGTGCAACTGCGCGAAAAAACCGCCAGCACGCGTGACTTTGTGGCCCTGGCTTGTGCGTTGACTGAGGTGCTGAAACCTTTGGGTGTGCCGTTGGTGATCAACGACCGGCTCGACGTGGCGCTGGCTTGTGGTGCGCAAGGTGTCCATTTGGGCCAGTCTGACATGCCGGTGGCACTTGCCAGGCAACTGCTGCCGCCCGAGGTGTTCATCGGCTGGTCGGTCGAAACCCCGGACGATGTGCAACGTGCGGCCCACTTGCCGGTGGACTATCTGGGAGTCAGCCCGGTGTTTGCCACCCCCACCAAAACCGACACGGCCACCCCTTGGGGTCTGGAAGGTTTGTGCCAGGTGCGTGCCATGACCCCTTTGCCATTGGTGGCGATTGGCGGCATTCATCTGGGCAACGCCGCAGAGGTGCTGACGGCTGGGGCCGACGGTCTGGCGGTGGTCAGCGCGATCTGCTCGGCCGACGACCCTTGCCTTGCCGCCCAGGCTTTGCGAACCTGTGTGAATGCCTTTTTGTGA
- the thiD gene encoding bifunctional hydroxymethylpyrimidine kinase/phosphomethylpyrimidine kinase, translating to MTIELTHHYPRVLSIAGSDSGGGAGIQADLKTFSALGCFGMTAITALTAQNTCGVRAIHAVPPEMLRDQMDAVLEDIGADAVKVGMLHAPDIVRTVAQAIDRHQLQRVVFDPVMVATSGAKLIDDPAIAVLVTELFPRATLITPNLDEAALLVGRPLHTPQDMALAAAELLACGARAVLLKGGHLAGEVVTDLLLMPGREPLWMHAPRIHTANTHGTGCTLSSAIAAYLALGASLPDAVQQAREFVRQALQAGASVQTGQGSGPLNHGFAPLPMRLFRT from the coding sequence ATGACTATTGAACTAACTCATCATTATCCCCGGGTGCTCAGCATCGCTGGCTCCGACAGCGGCGGTGGCGCTGGCATCCAGGCTGACCTGAAAACTTTTTCTGCCCTGGGCTGTTTTGGCATGACAGCCATCACCGCGCTCACCGCGCAAAACACCTGCGGCGTGCGGGCCATTCACGCCGTGCCGCCAGAGATGTTGCGCGACCAGATGGACGCGGTGCTGGAAGACATTGGCGCGGATGCGGTCAAGGTGGGCATGTTGCATGCGCCGGACATTGTGCGCACCGTGGCGCAGGCCATTGACCGCCATCAACTGCAACGGGTGGTGTTTGACCCGGTGATGGTGGCCACCAGCGGGGCCAAGTTGATTGACGACCCGGCCATTGCGGTGCTGGTGACCGAGCTGTTTCCACGTGCCACACTGATTACCCCCAATCTGGACGAAGCGGCCCTGTTGGTCGGGCGGCCATTACATACCCCGCAAGACATGGCACTGGCCGCGGCCGAGCTGCTGGCGTGTGGTGCACGCGCGGTGCTGCTTAAAGGCGGGCATCTGGCTGGGGAGGTGGTGACGGACTTGCTGCTGATGCCTGGGCGCGAACCCCTGTGGATGCACGCCCCGCGTATTCACACCGCCAACACCCATGGCACGGGGTGCACGCTGTCCAGCGCCATTGCCGCCTATCTGGCGCTGGGAGCCAGCTTGCCGGATGCGGTGCAACAAGCGCGTGAATTCGTGCGCCAAGCCTTGCAGGCCGGGGCCAGCGTTCAAACCGGGCAGGGCAGCGGTCCCTTGAACCATGGTTTTGCGCCCTTGCCCATGCGGCTGTTCAGAACATGA
- a CDS encoding ABC transporter substrate-binding protein: MKPFPSKTLTRRRLLCGAAGLTTLATTPVWSQPKQKMDSQRNVVVAQIVDNSAAQIDVSKDFLIGCRAAWQEINAQGGVNGYAVEHLVLEADTSTGSLNNALEVVRKLPNCVALSGTVGDRIASQLVELLKPSRLNIAHVAPWLQNSEFDGDAVTFPIFASRQEQIAKAFNSLSVMGIAELAAIYASEQEYTQYHGDIERASSSLKIRLQSFKPAGDLALIGKTLTVNTPRILLFMGGTPELVQFLQGIGKQAQQRYVIALADVNLQTMMQMGANRATPVMATQVVPMVNASIGVVRAYRQTLARLFDEPPTPQSLAGYIAARYTFEVLKRIDGQPTRSSALQAFQQRQTMDLNGFRVSFNAQGRSGTYVTQSMITPDGRLIG, translated from the coding sequence ATGAAACCTTTTCCTTCCAAAACTTTGACACGCCGCCGACTTTTATGCGGCGCAGCAGGTTTGACAACCCTCGCCACCACCCCCGTTTGGTCACAGCCCAAACAAAAAATGGACTCCCAACGCAACGTGGTGGTGGCCCAGATTGTGGACAACTCAGCCGCACAGATAGATGTCTCGAAAGATTTCCTGATCGGCTGCCGTGCTGCATGGCAGGAAATCAACGCTCAGGGTGGTGTGAATGGCTATGCCGTTGAACACCTGGTGCTGGAGGCCGACACCAGCACAGGCAGCCTGAACAATGCCCTGGAGGTGGTCAGAAAGCTCCCCAACTGCGTGGCACTGTCAGGTACGGTGGGTGACCGCATCGCCAGCCAGCTGGTCGAATTGCTGAAGCCATCCAGGCTCAACATCGCCCATGTGGCACCCTGGTTGCAAAACTCGGAATTCGATGGTGACGCGGTGACTTTTCCCATCTTTGCATCACGCCAGGAACAAATTGCCAAGGCCTTCAATTCACTGTCTGTCATGGGTATTGCCGAACTGGCCGCCATCTATGCGTCCGAGCAGGAATACACCCAGTACCATGGCGATATTGAACGCGCAAGTTCCTCGTTGAAAATCCGTCTCCAGTCGTTCAAACCCGCAGGGGATCTGGCACTCATTGGCAAAACACTGACCGTGAACACGCCCCGGATTCTGTTGTTCATGGGGGGAACCCCTGAACTGGTTCAGTTTTTGCAGGGTATTGGCAAACAAGCCCAGCAACGCTACGTCATTGCCCTGGCCGATGTCAACCTGCAAACCATGATGCAAATGGGTGCCAACCGTGCCACCCCGGTCATGGCCACACAGGTGGTGCCTATGGTGAATGCATCCATCGGCGTGGTACGCGCCTATCGGCAAACGCTGGCACGGTTGTTTGACGAACCCCCAACACCGCAAAGCCTGGCAGGGTACATTGCCGCGCGCTACACCTTTGAGGTTCTCAAACGCATTGATGGGCAACCCACCCGTTCAAGTGCGTTGCAGGCTTTTCAGCAGCGCCAAACCATGGACTTGAATGGCTTTCGGGTGAGCTTCAACGCCCAAGGCCGCAGCGGCACCTATGTCACACAAAGCATGATCACCCCGGATGGGCGCTTGATTGGGTAA
- a CDS encoding GGDEF domain-containing protein, translating into MRSSALNAVFQPIISLTDGGIHAHEALIRGPKASSFHTPDILLKAAAEENLNFEFENTCIAVQLARWGELHESGRLFINISAGVLVQVLKQCGRETLLKMISGYGVLPRMLVLEITEYERVADMDELARVVSEIRSAGVSLALDDFGDGRSSLRLWSQLKPEYVKIDKYFTKKISQHADKLKTIQALQQIAAVFDSSLVAEGIETEDDLRVLRDLGIPYGQGFLLGRPNHIPHEQAETKALEVMRDRRVAVFPELRRASSAGALSRLAVLDAPTAQPSTTNEELAQLFLAQPKLHAIAVLDGTRAIGIINRSLFMNEFSKLYYREIWGKKSCLIHANMAPRLIERNHNVDDLVGILTSDDQRYLTDGFIVTDNGRYAGLGTGEQLVRSVTETRIEAARHANPLTFLPGNIPISEHIERLLHSGCDFVACYADLNNFKPFNDQYGYWRGDEMIRLVARIAVAHCNPQRDFIGHVGGDDFILLFQSNNWQSQCEQIILEFAEQAVALFDEPARLAGGIHADDRYGMPRFFPLTTLSIGAIKIHCDEFATAEEVASAAARAKHDAKTAGEGLFIQTTPNT; encoded by the coding sequence ATGCGCAGCAGCGCACTCAATGCCGTATTCCAACCGATCATCTCCCTCACGGATGGTGGCATTCATGCCCATGAGGCCTTGATCCGCGGGCCCAAGGCCAGCTCGTTTCACACCCCGGATATCTTGCTCAAAGCTGCGGCAGAGGAAAACCTGAACTTTGAATTTGAAAACACCTGTATCGCCGTACAACTCGCCCGATGGGGTGAACTTCATGAATCAGGCCGTTTGTTCATCAACATCAGCGCCGGAGTCCTGGTACAGGTACTGAAACAATGTGGGCGCGAAACCTTGCTGAAAATGATCAGTGGGTATGGTGTGTTGCCACGCATGCTGGTACTGGAAATCACCGAATATGAGCGGGTGGCGGATATGGATGAATTGGCCCGTGTGGTGTCCGAGATCCGCAGTGCCGGTGTTTCGCTGGCCCTGGACGATTTTGGCGACGGCCGCTCCAGTTTGCGCTTGTGGTCGCAGCTCAAACCTGAATACGTGAAGATTGACAAATACTTCACCAAAAAAATCAGCCAGCACGCCGACAAACTCAAAACCATCCAGGCCTTGCAACAAATCGCGGCTGTCTTTGACTCTTCCCTGGTGGCTGAAGGCATCGAGACCGAAGACGATTTGCGGGTTCTGCGCGATTTGGGCATCCCTTACGGTCAGGGCTTTTTGCTGGGCCGCCCCAACCACATTCCCCACGAACAGGCGGAGACCAAGGCACTGGAGGTCATGCGCGACCGCCGGGTGGCGGTTTTCCCTGAGTTGCGCAGAGCTTCCAGCGCAGGAGCACTCAGCCGGCTGGCGGTGCTGGATGCGCCCACCGCCCAACCATCCACCACCAATGAAGAGCTGGCCCAATTATTTTTGGCCCAACCCAAATTGCATGCGATTGCCGTACTGGACGGCACCCGTGCCATTGGCATCATCAACCGTTCACTGTTCATGAACGAGTTCAGCAAACTGTATTACCGCGAGATATGGGGCAAAAAATCCTGCCTGATTCACGCCAACATGGCACCGCGCCTGATCGAGCGCAACCACAACGTGGACGACTTGGTGGGCATCCTGACTTCTGATGATCAACGCTACCTGACCGACGGTTTTATTGTCACGGACAACGGGCGTTATGCCGGTTTGGGCACGGGTGAACAGTTGGTGCGCTCGGTGACCGAAACCCGCATTGAAGCCGCCCGCCACGCCAACCCGCTGACATTTTTACCCGGCAATATCCCCATCAGTGAGCACATCGAACGCCTGCTTCACAGTGGCTGCGACTTTGTGGCCTGTTATGCCGATTTGAACAATTTCAAGCCGTTTAATGACCAGTACGGGTACTGGCGGGGTGATGAAATGATCCGCCTGGTGGCCCGGATTGCCGTGGCACATTGCAATCCGCAGCGCGACTTTATTGGCCACGTAGGGGGTGATGACTTTATTCTGCTGTTTCAAAGTAATAACTGGCAATCACAGTGTGAGCAAATCATTCTTGAATTTGCCGAGCAGGCCGTGGCCTTGTTTGACGAACCGGCCCGCCTGGCCGGCGGTATTCATGCCGATGATCGCTACGGCATGCCCCGATTTTTTCCGTTGACAACCCTGTCCATTGGTGCGATCAAGATCCATTGTGATGAATTTGCCACAGCAGAAGAAGTGGCCTCAGCCGCAGCGCGGGCCAAGCATGATGCCAAGACAGCAGGCGAAGGCCTGTTCATCCAAACCACTCCCAACACCTAG
- a CDS encoding UDP-2,3-diacylglucosamine diphosphatase yields the protein MDKPRYRAIFISDVHLGTSGCQADALLDFLKTHPSDYLYLVGDIVDGWQLRRNWYWPQSHNDVVQKLLRRARKGCQVIFVPGNHDEFARHFVGHQFGGVDVVMDAIHTTADGRRLWVTHGDYFDGVVQCAKWLAYLGDNLYEFTLKLNRHLNHWRAQLGLPYWSLSAYLKHKVKKAMIYVTDFEVAVANEAKRRGHQGVVCGHIHRAAIRHIDSVLYCNAGDWVENCTALVEHEDGRLELLQWLPREHVRCHQTDIKVTC from the coding sequence TTGGACAAACCCAGATACCGCGCCATTTTTATCTCGGATGTGCATTTGGGCACCTCCGGTTGTCAAGCGGATGCACTGCTGGATTTCCTGAAAACGCACCCCAGCGACTACCTGTACCTAGTTGGCGACATCGTGGATGGCTGGCAGTTGCGCCGAAACTGGTATTGGCCCCAGTCACACAACGATGTGGTGCAAAAGCTGTTGCGCCGGGCTCGCAAAGGCTGCCAAGTGATTTTTGTACCCGGCAACCATGACGAATTTGCCCGCCACTTTGTCGGACATCAGTTCGGTGGTGTGGACGTGGTAATGGATGCCATTCATACCACCGCGGATGGTCGCCGTTTATGGGTCACCCATGGCGACTATTTTGATGGGGTTGTTCAATGTGCCAAATGGCTGGCCTACCTGGGTGACAACCTGTACGAGTTCACGCTCAAACTCAATCGCCACCTGAACCACTGGCGCGCCCAGCTGGGTCTGCCCTATTGGTCGCTGTCAGCCTACCTGAAACACAAAGTCAAGAAGGCCATGATCTACGTCACCGACTTTGAGGTAGCGGTAGCGAATGAGGCCAAACGCCGGGGACATCAAGGTGTGGTGTGTGGACATATCCATCGTGCTGCCATACGCCACATCGACAGTGTTTTGTACTGCAATGCTGGTGATTGGGTAGAAAACTGCACCGCACTGGTTGAGCATGAGGATGGTCGGCTGGAGTTGCTGCAATGGCTGCCACGTGAACACGTTAGATGTCATCAAACTGACATCAAAGTGACATGTTGA
- a CDS encoding alpha/beta fold hydrolase, with product MAHWVFLRGLTRESGHWGSFVTTFEAAIPRSQVITLDLPGNGTLHRQRSPTHVRNMVESCRTQLAARGLAPPYHLLAMSLGAMVAVHWADAYPEEVSAQVLINTSMRPFGAFYQRLQPTNYAILLQLMLPGTAPLQWESAILRMTSNQTHDGILRRWLALRCARPVSLANALRQLLAAARFGAPAGQPKVPTLLLASQADHLVNVICSTRLAAHWQCALRLHPGAGHDVPLDDGPWVVTQIRQWLTT from the coding sequence ATGGCTCACTGGGTATTTTTACGCGGACTCACCCGTGAAAGCGGCCACTGGGGCAGTTTCGTCACCACGTTCGAGGCCGCCATCCCCCGCAGCCAGGTGATCACTCTGGACTTGCCGGGCAATGGCACGCTGCACCGGCAGCGCAGCCCGACGCATGTGCGTAACATGGTGGAGAGTTGCCGCACCCAACTCGCGGCCCGCGGCCTTGCGCCGCCCTACCATCTGCTGGCCATGTCGCTGGGGGCTATGGTGGCCGTGCACTGGGCCGATGCCTACCCGGAAGAAGTCAGCGCCCAAGTGCTGATCAACACCAGCATGCGGCCCTTTGGTGCGTTTTACCAGCGACTGCAACCCACCAACTATGCCATCCTGCTCCAGCTGATGCTCCCCGGAACGGCCCCCCTGCAATGGGAAAGCGCCATTCTGCGGATGACCAGCAACCAAACGCATGATGGCATCTTGCGCCGGTGGCTGGCTTTGCGCTGCGCGCGCCCGGTATCACTTGCCAACGCGTTGCGGCAATTGCTGGCTGCAGCACGCTTTGGTGCCCCTGCAGGCCAGCCCAAAGTGCCGACCTTGTTGCTGGCCAGCCAGGCTGATCACCTGGTCAATGTCATCTGCTCCACTCGTCTGGCCGCACACTGGCAATGTGCCCTGCGCCTGCACCCCGGTGCTGGCCACGATGTGCCACTGGACGATGGGCCATGGGTGGTCACGCAGATCCGTCAATGGCTCACCACTTGA